The segment CATGAACCCGGCGTGCAAATCCTGTTCGAACAGGTCGCGCGCGTCGTCCGGAATCGCGACGCCCCGCGCGCGGATGCGTTCGATATACGCGCCCTGATAGGCGTGGCCCGCGATGCGCGCGCAGGGGGCGATGGCCCGCGCGCCCCGGGCGTTGAGCGTGCGGCACACGCGGTCGAGCGCGCCGACAAACGGCACGCCGCCATGGCCGCTGATGAACACGAAGCGGCGATAACCCCGGCGCATGAACCAGCGGCAGAGCGTCGTGAGCATCGCGCGTACCTGTCGCGACGTGATCTTCACCGACCCTGTTCCTCGAATCGCCGCGCTGGCGAGTGGAATGACGGGGTAGAGGAGGATGCGTGCATCGGGTTCGACGAGCGCGAATCGGCACGCGGTGCGTTTCGCGAGTTCGCGCGAAATGTAGACGTCGGTGCCGACGGGCAGGTGCGTGCCGTGGTTTTCGATCGGGGAGAGCGCGATCACCACCACGTCGCGCGATGCGTCGCGCCCGCGCAGGTCGGCGAGGTTCAGGTCTTCGAGCGCGAAGACGTTCGGCGGGCAGCCGGT is part of the Deltaproteobacteria bacterium genome and harbors:
- a CDS encoding creatininase family protein, whose translation is MNIDLTGCPPNVFALEDLNLADLRGRDASRDVVVIALSPIENHGTHLPVGTDVYISRELAKRTACRFALVEPDARILLYPVIPLASAAIRGTGSVKITSRQVRAMLTTLCRWFMRRGYRRFVFISGHGGVPFVGALDRVCRTLNARGARAIAPCARIAGHAYQGAYIERIRARGVAIPDDARDLFEQDLHAGFMETSLMLAIAPHLVTPDLAAVPRRYAPHRPWLAAIRRGLVALARRLPIGEAMKESIAAGARAGEVDLSWIIAGRLDGYLGDPARASAAFGEALLDVISDDLARFMIEVFHEGADPIDYRSSAHLFDALKWAGFALLVVCAALVFVSNC